A stretch of DNA from Prochlorococcus marinus str. SB:
ATTCAAGGATTTAATTTTGATAAATATCCATTTTTTGAAAGAGATATAGATCCGAAACAAAGAGCATGGATTGAAGTCAATGGTGAAGCAATAGAAAAAAATGTAAGACAATTAAGATCTAAATTAAGTAAAAGTTGTCAATTCATGGCGGTTGTCAAAGCTGATGGATATGGACATGATGCAAAAGTAGTATCTGAATATGCTATTAAAGGCGGAGCTTCAGAATTAGGTGTTGCCACCTTAAAAGAAGGTATTAAGCTTCGTTCTTCTGGAGTTAACAATCCAATTCTTGTTTTGGGAAATCTATATACGAAAAAGGATTTAATAATAGCCTTTAAAAATGATCTTATGCCAACTATCAGTAGTCTTAGAGAGTGTTTAATTTGCAACAATATTGGTAAGCAGTTTGGGTTGAAATATTCTTTACATCTTAAGGTTGATACTGGAATGTCAAGATTAGGATTTGAATCTGATAAGTTTATTCAGGAATTTGAAAAAATAAAATCTTTTGAAAACATTTCAATAGAAGGAATATATAGTCATTTATCATCTGCAGATGAAGATAATTCATTAGATCCTAAAAGCAGTACACAATTACAAAGACTTAAGTTTAAGGAATTATTAAAACAAATTAACGTTGATAGTGATCACAATATCAAGATTCATTTGGCAAATTCTGCAGGCATGCTTCTCAATAAGGATTTTCATTTTCATATGGTACGAGTTGGACTTTCTATGTATGGATATAGTCCTCTAGAAAAAATAGAAAAAAATTTATGTCTTAAACCAGCTTTATGTTTGAAGGTCAAAGTAGCTTTTATAAGAGTTATTGATCAAGGTGTAAGAGTAAGTTATGGAGGCAAATTTGTAAGTAGTAGAAAAACTAAGTTGGCTGTATTAAGTATTGGTTATGCAGATGGAGTCCCTAGAAATCTCTCAGGTAAGA
This window harbors:
- the alr gene encoding alanine racemase, with amino-acid sequence MQRRKAIQGFNFDKYPFFERDIDPKQRAWIEVNGEAIEKNVRQLRSKLSKSCQFMAVVKADGYGHDAKVVSEYAIKGGASELGVATLKEGIKLRSSGVNNPILVLGNLYTKKDLIIAFKNDLMPTISSLRECLICNNIGKQFGLKYSLHLKVDTGMSRLGFESDKFIQEFEKIKSFENISIEGIYSHLSSADEDNSLDPKSSTQLQRLKFKELLKQINVDSDHNIKIHLANSAGMLLNKDFHFHMVRVGLSMYGYSPLEKIEKNLCLKPALCLKVKVAFIRVIDQGVRVSYGGKFVSSRKTKLAVLSIGYADGVPRNLSGKIKVIFKNKLYPQVGSITMDQMMVDITGSDEIKVGSTVVLLGSEGDKTISPIDWARESNTIPWEILCSFKNRLPRVQVD